CATCCCATCGGTCGGCGAGTTGAAAAACCTTGTTGCCGCTGACGCCGCGATTAAAAACGGTCAAGTTGTCCTTGGAACGATCCACCAGCAATTCCAATCCGGCCATGCCCGCGTAACCGTTGCCGAGGCAATCCGATGTGTTGGGCTTATCGGCCGCTTCATGCTTGCGGCCCATGTCAGTGATGGAGTCGCCTTGGAAAAGCACGACGTCATTTTTGGCGATGAGCGAACGCGGAGAAAACAATCCGGCTTGCGCGCTCGCAGGCGCCAGCGTGGCAAGCCCGGCCGCACCAGCAATGGCCGTCGAAGCTGTGAGAAATGCGCGGCGATTCAATCCTGCCGGCGACGACAAATTATTTTTCATAGAGGTGCGATCAGTTAAACGCCAATCGCATGGATTGAAAAGCGGAATGTGAAGACTTCACCGGTCGTCAATCTAATCCCACTTGAGAACCAGAAGTGCGACCGCCTGCCGGGGAAGCTTTAGTTGGATGGTCGCACGACCGTCTTGCGTCGTAATTTTTTCCGGCGCGCCGATGGCGGTGAGTTTTCCGGCTTTTTCGAGTTGGGCGTATTGTTCCGGCGTAGGTTCTTGCGGCGAACCCAGGCGCTGCCATGCGGTGTAGGAATTGGCGTGGTCATTGTCTATGCGGTATTGCGTGAGTGTGGCGTGAGTGACGGAAGCCGGAAGATGATCGAGCTTCAGCGCCACCGCCGCTTCCGGCCCGGCAACATCGTCATCGTGATAATGCCACGTGAGAACGGTGAGTTGGTGCGTATCGAGGGCGGCGAAAGCGGACACATCAGGCGTCTCGCGGATACCGTGCTGGCGGATGGTCTGGGCATCAAAGCCAGCGCTGCTGGTGACCGCGATGCGTTGACCGCTCATTTTGCTGAACATGCGGAAGACATTCAGCACTGGCAAATCCAGCCCGTGACTCGCCAATGCGCGAAAGCCTGCGAAGTACGGTTGATCCTCAAATTCAAATGCCCAGGTCAGCGCGCCCAAAAGATTCACGCCATGCTCGGCGGCAAGGTCGTATTCACGCGGAAAGCTCGCGGCGGTGTAACTGGAATACATCGTTCCGTTGCGGTAGGCATCGCGCGGCTCGCGGCAGGCGGCGCAACCTTCGGGATCAGATTCGCCAATCACGATTGGTGTTTTTTTGTATTCAGGAAACGATGCGATGACCGCGAAAGCGTCGTTGATATTTCTAAATTGATTCGCCATGCCCATGCGCACGTGGTCATTGGTGAAAACGGGTGAACCCTTGGCGTGAAAGGAAATAAAATCCAGCGGCGCGCCGATCTTGCCATCCACATAATTGGTGCCGCGCGCGCAATGCTCGAGAAATTCGCGAAGAAATTTTCCTCCCGGTCCGCCCGCTGTCTCGGGCCCGCCAACTCGCGCAGAAGGCAACGCTCGGCGCACCCCGGCAACGGCGTAATCGTACAGCCGAAAATAATCCGCGTGCGAACCGTGCCAGTAGCCGATGTTTGGCTCATTCCAAACTTCCCAATACCATTTCGCGACTTCGCCCGCGCCATACTTTTCGACACAATGTTTCGTCCATTGATACGCAAGCTCGCCCCATTTCGCATAATCTTTTGGCGGATAAGCCTGGCCGGCCTCCACGGGCGCGCGTTCGTTGGCTGGCGGATCGTGCGGATAATCCTGCGGATGCGTGCTCAATGCTTCCGGCATGAAACCAAGTTGCGCGTATGGCTTGAGGCCGCGTTCGAGATAAGTGTCGAAGATGCGATCAACGATGGTCCAGTTGTAAATGGGATTGCCATTCGTGTCCTCGCTGTAAATGCCGGTTGAACTCCACTTGAGCGCGGGCGCGCCGTCGCCGCTCGTCAGCAAGTGATGACAACGAATGTAAACCTGCGGCGCGCCAAGCTGGCTAAGTTCAGTGAGAAGTTTTTTGCCATCGGTCATGTAAGTGTAATTCGCCTCGTCGTAGCCGAAGAATCGCCAGATGGGCGTGAGTTCTCCGCGAGGCTGCGCGGCGTCAACGTGGATGGTGACGGGAAATTCGGCGGGATCGGCGGCGAAAGTTTGCTGGAGAAAAAAAGACAGGGCCACGAGGACGGCGGCAAATTTTTTCATAGGATCGCCGACAATAAAATAGACTGGCGCAAATGGCCAGCGGCGTTTGGCCGCGCATGCGAAAATAGCTGAATTTTTTGTTCGTGAATTTGGGTCATCTCTCGAGAAATCGGGTCGAGAAAATATTTGCCGATTGACTCCGTGCGGCGGTTTGGAAAAGTTAGCGGCCTATGGCAAAGATTCAACGCGCGTTACTTTCGGTGTCGGACAAAACCGGGCTTATCCCGCTGGCGCAATCATTACTCGCCGCCGGTGTGCAACTTATTTCAACCGGCGGCACCGCCAAAGCCCTGCGCGATGCCGGGCTCGCCGTGATGGAATTGAGCGCATACACCGGTTTTCCCGAAATGATGGATGGCCGCGTGAAAACTTTGCATCCCAAAATTCACGGCGGACTCCTGTTCATCCGCGGCAACGCGCAACACGAAGCGGCGGCGAAAACCAACGGCATCGAGCCGATAGATCTCGTGGTGGTTAATCTTTATCCGTTCGAGCAAACGGTCGCGAAGCCCGGCGTGAAGTTGCATGAAGCGATTGAGAATATTGACATCGGCGGACCCTCGATGTTGCGCAGCGCGGCAAAAAATCACGACAGCGTGACGGTGGTGGTGGACCCGGCGGACTATGCCGAGGTCGGGCGGCAGATTTCCGAGTCGGGAGAGGTGACGCTGGAAACGCGCCGCAAATTGGCGGCCAAAGTTTTTGCGCGCACGGCTCAATACGACGCGGCGATCGCAACGCATCTGGCGAAGGAATTTGAACCTGCCACGGCGGCGCTGCCGGCATCGCTCACGATCCAGGCGCCGCGCGTTCAAGTGCTGCGTTACGGCGAGAACCCGCATCAGGCGGCGGCGCTTTACGGACGCTTTTCCGATTATTTCCAGCAGCTTCACGGCAAGGAACTTTCCTATAACAACATTTTGGATCTTACGGCGGCGGCAAGTTTAATCGCGGAATTTGAAGATGAACCCCCGACGCTCGCGATCCTCAAGCACATGAACCCTTGCGGCGTGGGACAGGGCGCAGAGTTGCGCGAAGCATGGGACAAGGCGTTCGCCACGGACAAGCAAGCGCCGTTTGGCGGCATCATTGCCGTGAATCAACCGCTCGACCTGCCCTGCGCGGAAGCGATTGCCGAAATTTTTAGCGAAGTGATCATCGCGCCGGATTTCAGCGCCGAGGCGCTCACGCTGTTGCAGAAGAAAAAAAGTTTGCGGCTGTTGAAAGTGTTGAAGAGTCCGCTGGCGGCGCAGGCGCGCGATATTCGCAGCGTGGGCGCGGATTCATTTCTGTTGCAGGAACGGGACCTGAAGACCACGGGCGCGGGAGATCTAAAAATTGTCACCAAACGGCAGCCAACGGCGGCGGAGTTACAGGCGATGCTTTTCGGCTGGCGCATCGTCAAACATGTGAAGTCAAACGCAATTCTCTACGCGGCGGCGGACCGCACGCTGGGCGTCGGGGCAGGACAGATGAGCCGGGTGGATGCCAGCCGCATTGCCGTATGGAAAGCCGGCGAGGCGAAGTTGCCGCTCAAAGGCAGCGTGGTTTGCAGCGACGCATTTTTTCCGTTCCCGGACGGCTTGATCGCGGCAGCGGAAGCGGGTGCGACGGCGGCGATTCAACCGGGCGGTTCGGTGCGGGATGCGGAGGTGATCGCGGCGGCAGATGAACGGAATCTGGCGATGGCGTTCACCGGCACGCGCCATTTCCGGCACTGATCAGGGAATCAGGCTATAGATAAGACAAAATTGCGCGATGACGATGAGCACGAAAGCCGCCCACGTCAGATATTCGCGCGGGCGCAAACTTTTCTGGCGGGTTTCGCCAAGCCAGAA
The nucleotide sequence above comes from Verrucomicrobiia bacterium. Encoded proteins:
- a CDS encoding beta-xylosidase; the encoded protein is MKKFAAVLVALSFFLQQTFAADPAEFPVTIHVDAAQPRGELTPIWRFFGYDEANYTYMTDGKKLLTELSQLGAPQVYIRCHHLLTSGDGAPALKWSSTGIYSEDTNGNPIYNWTIVDRIFDTYLERGLKPYAQLGFMPEALSTHPQDYPHDPPANERAPVEAGQAYPPKDYAKWGELAYQWTKHCVEKYGAGEVAKWYWEVWNEPNIGYWHGSHADYFRLYDYAVAGVRRALPSARVGGPETAGGPGGKFLREFLEHCARGTNYVDGKIGAPLDFISFHAKGSPVFTNDHVRMGMANQFRNINDAFAVIASFPEYKKTPIVIGESDPEGCAACREPRDAYRNGTMYSSYTAASFPREYDLAAEHGVNLLGALTWAFEFEDQPYFAGFRALASHGLDLPVLNVFRMFSKMSGQRIAVTSSAGFDAQTIRQHGIRETPDVSAFAALDTHQLTVLTWHYHDDDVAGPEAAVALKLDHLPASVTHATLTQYRIDNDHANSYTAWQRLGSPQEPTPEQYAQLEKAGKLTAIGAPEKITTQDGRATIQLKLPRQAVALLVLKWD
- the purH gene encoding bifunctional phosphoribosylaminoimidazolecarboxamide formyltransferase/IMP cyclohydrolase; this translates as MAKIQRALLSVSDKTGLIPLAQSLLAAGVQLISTGGTAKALRDAGLAVMELSAYTGFPEMMDGRVKTLHPKIHGGLLFIRGNAQHEAAAKTNGIEPIDLVVVNLYPFEQTVAKPGVKLHEAIENIDIGGPSMLRSAAKNHDSVTVVVDPADYAEVGRQISESGEVTLETRRKLAAKVFARTAQYDAAIATHLAKEFEPATAALPASLTIQAPRVQVLRYGENPHQAAALYGRFSDYFQQLHGKELSYNNILDLTAAASLIAEFEDEPPTLAILKHMNPCGVGQGAELREAWDKAFATDKQAPFGGIIAVNQPLDLPCAEAIAEIFSEVIIAPDFSAEALTLLQKKKSLRLLKVLKSPLAAQARDIRSVGADSFLLQERDLKTTGAGDLKIVTKRQPTAAELQAMLFGWRIVKHVKSNAILYAAADRTLGVGAGQMSRVDASRIAVWKAGEAKLPLKGSVVCSDAFFPFPDGLIAAAEAGATAAIQPGGSVRDAEVIAAADERNLAMAFTGTRHFRH